tagcggcgtcacgtcgttattactatatacaggcttgGATATATGCGTCGGAGGGATAGATTTTTTTGCGCAATacggtttaagagtcatagatttgacgTCAGTCATcaactcgataggtaggtaggtaggtttaggttAGTGCGGATGACTTGCGGATCGTGGTTTAGATGCCGGTCGCCGGGATTatcgttaatttgcggcggccgtgataatccatatttttttttcgttatttaccttttgctatcacttccgcctatattattcgtaattaacgaaaattttacgatttttttcaaaattcgagttttaccgcCTATTTGGACTCCGTACAGTTCCGTTGAAACCTCAttaactgaggtgactgacctgctagacactccagaaagacggcggctatatgatttgcataaaagcccgaaatgttttgaatttttttttcacggaatttattacttaattttgcgttttcggcgacagtaatgaacgctgttcgcgattcgacgcagttggattgcatacctgatgacgtgacccggccgtcgtaCATTGTCCGCCCAgtagcctacccttattactacggcgaacgtcattcgaggtgactgacctactagacactcaaaaaaagacagcggctatatgatttgcatggacgcccgaaatgttttacattttttttcacgtaatttatgaCTTAATTTGAAGTTTCTGTAGCACTAATGAACGATGCATAgtgcatacctgttgccgagacatataagtccaacgtcgaggtaggtgactgacctgctagaccccaaataaatcgaggtATAAAACTTACAGCTAtccggttaactaatccactatccttatcacaaatccaccattcttatcattaatccaacatccttatcagtcatccaaaatccttatcactaatccacttTACTTATCACAATTTGACCATtcttatcactaatccaccaaTCTTATCATAAACCCacaatccttatcactaatttttttcacagatccttatcaccagacctccGCGAGACCAATGCGGCTTCCGATATCGACAACACTCCTTGCCAACCCCGGTTAGGTTAGGGGgcctcccccagcgacgcttgTAGAGCTAGTCCGTATATATAATCCCTATATATAAAGCATGAAACCGAGGGCGCCCCCTATGGCGACTTTTCGTACTTCTATAGAGGAGAATGGAGGGAAAACGGGTCTCCCGGCGGTGGCGGAGCCGTCGCTGCGCTATCACTCCTTCTGATCACTCttcgcgatttttttcaaatttttttagattttcgacttttacccccccgggggtccccgggcggtcccgttcggaccttattcgcgttccccgtcaaAATTAGAGGCCGCGCGCTACCGCacttttttcccggcgggccctccgcggccgaggcgacgcgctttacgtccgccgccatcgcgcgcgttttttgcctttttttaaaaaaatttgagttttagccctcttcgaCACGTCTCCGGGCCCCGTTcgccccttattcgcgttccccgctaaatctaTAGGCCACGCGCGGCCGCACCCCGTTCGCGGAGAGAGCCTTTGCGGAGAAATCCGTCGCCGTGGTCGCGGCATCGTCacgtttttaacgatttttcaaacattttcgaCGCGGGTCGCCTCAAACCCCCCTAGAGAGGTCCGACCTCCGGGACGAAGacgtattcgcgttccccgctaaatttctAGGCCGTGGTTGGCCGTACTTTCTCCGGTACGAGTCCCGGGGCcacgggacgacgccgagagccgaatGCCGATATCACCGCCgccgagtgggtattactatatacaggcatacgATAAGTCAAatagcctacccttattactacggtgaacgtcattcgaggtgactgacctgctagacccCAAATGGCCCAAATAAATCGAGTTGGCTAAATTATGATTAGTTGGACCAtctgaaatatttgaatttcattacttgatttggtttttttgacggcagtaaaaaacttacagctgTCCGGTAAACTAATTTAccatccttatcacaaatccaccattcttatcattaatccaacatccttatcagtaatccacttttcttatcaaagtccaccattattatcataaatccaaaatccttatcactatttttttttcacagatccTTATCACCAGACCACCGTATCACCCATACACCGTGTCGGCTCGAGTCGatgaccagaccacaagaccactgtgGCTTTGACATCGAAAACACTCATGACCGTCACCGggggggtttgggggtctcCCCAGCGACGCTCTGAGAGCTAGTCTAATACTCTAAAATCAcaagaaaaacagctgatcTATAGGGAATTCATGGATGATCTCAtggtggaaaaaattaaacaccgctccgtttcCCCAGTCCTTCGGACCCATCCCATCGATTCCCTATAGCGCGACCAATCACGTACCTTCGCCGCGGCAGCAGCGTAGTTCGTAGCATAATTGACAGAATTTTTATAGCGTTCGTAGTTTGTTGCTTTTTTGTAATGGGGGTTTGTACGAATATTGAATATCGACATATCCCGCTTGATATTGTTATAACGCATTATATTGCTTAACGTAAAATTATAAccagggctcggaactttatgcgctaaaaaaccatgaaatatgtgcatacgtatgcactaaaaaaaaaccaaaatatgcggtataatatgcatttattattttataaaagatgtatttaaaagcataattaataattacagaaacaaaattttttttattttatttgtatttttcttttgataatgaAGCTGTTCTATACTGGATCTATTCCCAGAgtcctaaatttaaaaaaaaaatagaatttatcaaATACAGCGATTATTAAATCATGTtaggtattcattattatatttacctgaATTACACTGAATGATAAGAtgcttttttatgttttcaagtTTAAATGATCGTCTGTTGTGGCTCAGAAGGTTTTTGTAAACAGAAAATGATCTTTCGACATCCACTGACGTAATTGGTGCGTACTTGTAGAAAATAAGGTCATTTGTTGTTAGATCTTCGGGAAGACCATCCATGGTGGAGATAGATCCACTAAGTATTGACGagatttgttttaatgtttttaaaccgatatttttagacaaaacattttccattttttcatAGACTTTTTTCCCTGGTTCACCTTGAACGGATTTTAATTGTGTTTGAACATTGTCCACGATACTCAATGATTCAGCTAAAGGCATGTTTTTAGTCTGCAGTTTCAAAATTGATTCAGAAAGAACTTTAAAATTTGAAGTAatataaaccaaattattttgaacgtgttcttttaccaaatttttttttgaaacttttatacTTAAAGCATCATTGGAGTCCAACATATTTACAACATCACGaattttttcgtaatatttacaataataaagtacAGCATTGATCCAGGTACCCCATCGGGTTATGATTGGTTCTGGAGGTAAAGGGATATCCGgtgcgtatttttttaaaatttgtatgcgTGATggtgcttttttaaatattttttttacattagctACAATTTTATCAACAGTACCAAATTGATTTCGTACTTCCTCCGAAACTCTATGGAGGCCATGAGCAGCACAAGTCACATGTACCATTTTAGAGTAGAGTGCATTCAGAGATTTTCCACACTTTACCATATACGGCGCAGCGtcggacaaaaataataaaacgtcgTCGTGTCTTATCCCATGAGGCCATAAAATGCTTAAAGATTTGTCAAAAAGTTTACAAACTGTAGAGTGATTGGTCTTTTCTAGGGCTTCAgtattcagtaaaaaaattgGACCAGCAGTATCCTCTTCTAAAGTCCCTATTATTACATTAGCTATATACCGACCTTCTGCGTCTGTTGTTTCATCAAGTGACACCCAAATTTTTCGGTCGAAAACACGTTGCCTAATTTTTTCCATCATTTCGTTGTAGCAGTCGTCTAAATAGAATTTTCGAAGCACAGATTCTGTGGGGACATCTTTTCCAGAATAAACTTCCAAAAATGTCCGAAACTCTATATTTGATAGTTTATTTAGTGGTATATTAGCCGAGACCATAGCTTTGCATAAATCCAGGTTGAACTTCGATTTTTTAGACGGTAAATCATTGGTTAATAGTTGTTGGCACTTGGTCTCTTTTTGATTTTCTTTACGTTTAACAGAACGCAAATGTTTTTCTGTTTTCAAGTGCTGTATTACGCTGGATCTTCTTTCCGAATCGACTTTCGTTTCGCAATATTTGCAAAATAATACCCTAGTGTCAatactaaaaacatttttaccgaACTCAGACACGAAAGTATTTAAACGactacttaaattttttttttcattaggcATTTTAACTTTTGtctgacaaatattaaaatcagaatattacgTGGCACATAAGCGGTAATCGAGCACGGTAAGCGAACAATACGAACTACGAACACAGTGAACACactaatttattaaagtaaCAGACCACCGTTATCGAATATGTTTTCGACACACGATCAAACACATACTAACACACaccacaaatatacaatatgccaATATCATTGCCCATTGGTATATgggtattttgtttaattttatctaaCGAGCgacttcaatataaattataatctgtgCAGTCATTACGGTAAGAGTAACAGccaattcttatttcttagtaaAAACACTATAAACTATGCGGGCGAGCGTCGCCGACGGTAATAGTGACAGctattggaaaaataaatattttattcttgaaaacattttaaacaatattcaaCTATCAAAAACTTGTTTGTTGTTgatttcttatacatttttgccataaaatgcatttatatactcaaaatctttaaatatgcataatcatataaatttggtaaaatatgcaaaaatatgcaacatcAACTTTTGTATTTCAACTGTATGGTTCATGAAACGAATTTGTATCGaatcagattttaaatatgcagcttcctgagaaagatgcaaatgcataaagttccgagccctgATTATAACTAAGgtcattattttatagtatgggatatataaatgtttttgattaaataaatattgtagacataatttacgtaggtatattgtataaatttattattcaaacataatagacacacagcttaattgttgaagttttgacAATAATTTGCATCTCAAACTGTGGCTCGGTAGGTTAGGCGTAGGATCCCCAAACGTAGGTGTCTAGGTAGGTCCGTGTTCGAATCCGTCATGCGCACTTTGGGCGGCGACTAtccatacaaaatgtatttttgtttttgcatttttttaacgtttttttttttataacaaataattattatatatacactaccggtacatgtttatatgtatgtatgtattgattaatataatattacgtatttatatgttatttattttattaggaagtataattgcacattttttataaaaaaatagtttgtatCTTTTATTACCGTCTGTCCGTAACATTAAATGCCCTTTGGACCCTAATTTGTTAAAACTTATCGCTCGGAAGTGGAATGGAGAGGGTAACTAAGCTTTGCGGATCCGTACCGTGTTATCCAACATCAGACTACGGTCATCGTTCGAACGAGAAGGTTGTATATGCACAGAAACCTTGGTGATTCTTttgcacattttaatatttctagacTTCTAACAAGTGCTTTCCTTATTCCGGGTTTTTGTTTTTGGATCAGGTGATTTTTGATACCGGTAAGTAcagtagacataataatattagcattaTTACCTATCCGCGCGTTTGGCAGCGCGTATCGTTAATGGCTGCTTCTGTACACACTGCAAACATTGTACACACAATTTTTACCATGGCGCGTttcgtttttaaagttttttatatcCACATTCGTACTGGGACTCACTGGTGACTGACACTGTGTGTCCACGTTGGCCCGTTAGCCGTTCTGATGAGGCTGTTTGTGTCTTAGGTAAACGCAAATTAACATGACGTATCTACCCATTCATTCTATTTTGTTTCGTGGCTTTAACATTATACGAGCTCGGTATatcgttttttcattttttttaaaactattaacaatattcattttatagtattctaaaaataacactaaacTACCCAAGGTGCATATATCACCACTGATAACATACtgatatcatcataataatattcgaatatTCGATTACAACGACCGAGATGATTTGTTTTTCGTATTTGTGATTTAGTGTTcaagtattttattagttattattatatttttctataacaatgtttttattatattattccatatCATTATTCCATATCATTATTCCATATCCAGGCTATTCACAATGGTGAAACTATGTGTCATATGTGGAAACATGGATGGTGACAACGACGTTTCAATACACAGGTATTTACGATCTCAACcaacatataacaataatataacataacatgtTATAAATCACATTCATCCTTAGAATTTCAACTGACGTGCGTCGTCTTCAGTGGGTGGAATTCGTGGTGAACCAAGGTTTTCCTGTAAACCTAAGCTCGAAGTTGTGTTCGAGGCATTTTATCCCTGGTCATGACTACATAGAAGGAGAGGCACAACGCCGCCGTCTGAGGCACACAGCAATCCCATCTTTGGTGAGTGCATATCATATCTGTGGTTGGGAGCCAAAAGCTGATATGTGAAAAAAGTAAACTTTTCAAGAGagcaatttcaaaattttataaaaccataaaatacaTCATTTCCAATTTATGAATCACCATTGCAtgctacaaattatattttcatattatattttgtagatcaTGTACATACGATACAAATAACATAttgatgatatttaaaaaaaaaaattatttaatatacttttgaatacatttacataataccAACGTAGTTATCATATTTTGGAACAATTTTTTGGGGTAGGCAATTAACAAACCACATTTTGACAATTTAACTTTATTCAACTTTAttctttttatacttaataaaatatataagtatcataataataaaataaaatctttagtaataccgtaaaaaaaaataaaaatgaaataacagaaaaaatatttagttcataactaataaaatataacaatacaatattttttttttaacaacaattaGTAAAACTTATTCATCGTctgataaatcattattgtttatagGTGTGTTTTTGGTCTTAGTCTTTAGTCCATGTATTTAgtcctaataataatacacaatctACTCATTTAAACACAACTAATGATCATGAAGACGTTATCGAAAACATGGACTTTGGTCCAATCATCAAAGGATGGTAAACGAAATCATTCTAGCTCTTCCGAACAAAACTCTCCGCGAACATcggtgaataaaaataaaaataaatagtttttttttccgcaAATCGTTACGAAGTACTATCACCAAATGATCACGAGTCAATACTTCCAACGACTGATACaactaataacattaaaaaaccTGAGGCATCCCTTAACGTTGAACCTAAGACTGCTTTACCCCCACCAATATTCTTAAGACTACTACATGTTACTTTTACTGATCTGTGCACTAAGCTCATTGAGATAATTGGTGTCGACAATTTTCACTGCAAAGCTCTGGCATACCGcctcaaaataataacaaccaaTCCAGACTCATACAGAATGCTGGTCCGCTTCTTAAGAGAAGAAAAAGCCGAATTTCAcacctacctaacctaacctaccagCTCAAAGAAGATAAACCAACTCGAGTTGTCATTCGAAATCTTCACCCAACTACTCCACCGGAGTTAATCAAATCTGAGCTGGAACAACGTCTTTTTGAAGTCAGGCAGGTCTCAGCCGTCCTgcataaagtaaataaaaatccaCTACCACTGTTCTTGGTGGACCTTGAACCAACGACATCTTCCAACTCTCGTCACTTCTCCACACAAAAATTAAGGTGGAAGAACCTTATAAGCCTAAAACTATTAATCAATGCACTAATTGCCAAGTATACGGACATACTAAATCGTATTGCGGCTATCCAGCTCGATGCGTTCGCTGCGGTGGCCATCATTTATCAGCAGACTGTCCGAACACCCGTGATGCCCCACCCAAGTGCGCTCTCTGCTCTGGCGATCATCCATCAAATTACAAAGGCTACACCATATATAAAGATCTACAACGAAgaaaaaatccaaaatcaaGTAACCACTTATCTAATaattttagctataaaaatacCCATGTACAAGATACCCACACAGTGAAAGCCTCCACAACGCACCCTTCAGAGTCGACTACTACCTACGCCCAAGCTACTTCCAATTTTCATTCCAATCATACGGTACCTTCACCTGCTCCagacataaacaaaataatgtcaaCCTTCATTGACGAGTTTAAACTGTAAGAATTTATGTtcataaagtattaaattaatcgtACGGATACCTTAGTCCGTTTATATAATTGCGGGTTTTCTGGGGATTGTTCGTTATCGGTTGATAAGATCGAGAGCGACCGATCGCCGCCCGTGCCAGATcagttttacatttatatattttgtttgtcatgTGTGTATTATTCACTTTTTACTCTAGCAGTTCATTTGTAACCGTTGTATGGAATGCCGGCCGaccttaatataaaaatgagttattgaaatattgcgtttttatttataaaaaatacataaacccTTTTGGCCATCTTAACGGGATCTATTTCCTTTCAGTTTTCAGAAGTGGGATTATAGATCGCGCgtgtgataattttttttttttttacttgtgaatgttaatgttaatttgaatgtttaattattaattttgaaagtacaataagttaatttaataaatacggGAAATGCCGAATACCAATAATATCGTCGGTATGACTACCCGTTCCCGCGCGAATGAAGGAAATTTGAACGTCATGGGTACTGCACAACAGAACGAAAATGCACAAAGTGCTGTGCGACTAATCGAGAAAAATTCGCAGCACGATATATTCGCCAATGGAGGGACACTAGGTGAACAAAATAATTCGGAAAAAACTTCGCAAAATGGATCGAACGTCGAGAGCGTGAATGCAGTCGATACGAACGCTATGCTCAATACGCTGATGGTGCAAAATAATATGCTCATGGAGTTATTAAAATTGCAACAGCATAAACCACTCAACGACATAACCATTGCTCCGGATTTAAATAAGTCGATACCGGTTTTCAATGGTCTTAACACTGGTTATCAAGCGTTAGACTGGCTGAGGACTGTGAATGGAGTTGCCAATTTACATCGGTGGCCCGATAATTTTAAGTTACAATCCGTACGAGCAAACTTAGACGGTGCAGCCCGACATTGGTATGCGTCACGCGACATCGAAAACTGGCCGGATTTCGAAAGACAATTTCACAAAACATTTGTTGGTACCGTTATGACCGGTGACCGGTGGAAAGAAATGTCCCGTCGTGTTCAAGTTCGAAATGAAAACATCCACGAGTACTTCCACGAAAAAGTACATCTTTGTAAGATGGTTGGAATGTCTTTCCATGAAATGAAGATACAAATATTAGAAGGCTTATATTCTAAAGATTTGTGTGTCTACTTATTAAGTCGTAATCACAGAGACGAAGACGAATTGTTAAGCGACGTAGTCGAATATGGACGCTTGGATGCGTCACGTTCGAGTCGCATTCGTCATACAATTATCGACGCTAAGGAAAAGGACACGTACAAAACAGGTGTAACGCGATCAACTGTTGTAGCTACACCGAAGAAAGATCAGACAAAAACTGTAACAACCGGAACACTAACTACGCGCTCGTGTTATAACTGTGGCTCGAAAGACCACATTTCGCCGCAATGTCCAAAGCCGAGAAGGGAGAAGGGCGCGTGCTACGAATGCGCGGCGACAGATCATCAAATAGGAACCTGCCCTACACGTAAGAAACGATTCGGTGATGACGGAAAATCGAGGTCGGCTGGGCTGATGAATATTGACGTCGAGGGCGACAGTGGGCCAACAGACGAGTACCCGATGCCGTATGAAGTTCGGTGCGAATACAATGTACCAGTGGAGGGAGAGGAGTGTCATGTCAGATTCAACGCGATGGTCGACACAGGAAGTCCTGTAAGCTTACTTAAACGCGATTTTGTTccgaataataattttgtacttaAATCCGCGGACGGTTGTAATTTTTCGGGAATTAATGGCGCGAAAGTCgatgtattaggtatttttgaaacaaaagtattggtaaataataatatgatgaatgttacattttatattgtatcaaaCAATACTATGAGTGCAAGTGCGATTTTGGGTAGAGACCTTTTAACAAAACCGGGATATAAAGTcgagtttataaataatgaggTAAACATAATTAAGGTGAACGAGAATGAGACCGTGAAAGAGACAGTCGATAATTGGaacgaaatattatgtattgattttaactCAGACGTAAACGTGTGTACAGATACGGTGAACGTAAATCCCGAGTTAGACTGTGatgtaaatgataaatttattaaaatttataacgtTGAATACCTATCGCGAATAAATGTAGAACCACATAGTGATAATAATTGCaattttgaaatgaaaataGTGTTGAAACACGAACAACCTATATCGTTTAGGTCGAGAAGGTTGTCTTATAGCGAGCAAGGTAGTTTGCGTAATATTATCGACGAATTGTTATCCGAAAACATAATAAGACCAAGTAATAGCCCCTATAGTAGTCCGATTgtattagtgaaaaaaaaaaataaaagtttcaggCTGTGTGTTGATTATCGAGAGCTTAACAAAATTACAGTTAAAGATAATTTCCCAGCGCCTTTAATAGATGATCAATTAGACCGTTTAaaagggaaaaaaatatttacttcgtTAGATTTGAAAAATGGTTTTCATCATGTACGCATGAACGAAGCTTCTATTCCATATACGTCATTTGTCACGCCTATAGGGCAATATGAATACCTGAGAATGCCGTTTGGGTTGTCAAATTCACCTCGAGTTTTTAATcggtatattcaatttatattccATGACCTAATTTGTCGGGGGGAACTGCTTGTGTATTTAGACGACATGTTGATAGCAACACAGACTTTCcctgaacattttaaaatattaagtgagGTTTTCCGTATAGCTGCAAAACACAAGTTAcgttttaattttgacaaatgTTCGTTTGGATATTATGAAGTAGAATACCTCGGATATATAGTAAATGAGCACGGTATACGGGCTAGTACGAAACACGTCGACGCGATGCTTAATTACCCGGTCCCGAAAAACCAAAAACCGGTCAGGCAGTTTTTAGGATTAGCTAGTTATTTTCGacgttttatttgtaatttttgggTAATAGCTAAACCATTATATGACCTTGTAAAGAAAAATGTCGATTTTATTTTCGGTGAGCAAGAACAGGAAGCGTTCAAATACTTAAGTTCAGTACTAACAAAGACACCCGTATTAGCT
This genomic window from Metopolophium dirhodum isolate CAU chromosome 1, ASM1992520v1, whole genome shotgun sequence contains:
- the LOC132932937 gene encoding uncharacterized protein LOC132932937 translates to MPNTNNIVGMTTRSRANEGNLNVMGTAQQNENAQSAVRLIEKNSQHDIFANGGTLGEQNNSEKTSQNGSNVESVNAVDTNAMLNTLMVQNNMLMELLKLQQHKPLNDITIAPDLNKSIPVFNGLNTGYQALDWLRTVNGVANLHRWPDNFKLQSVRANLDGAARHWYASRDIENWPDFERQFHKTFVGTVMTGDRWKEMSRRVQVRNENIHEYFHEKVHLCKMVGMSFHEMKIQILEGLYSKDLCVYLLSRNHRDEDELLSDVVEYGRLDASRSSRIRHTIIDAKEKDTYKTGVTRSTVVATPKKDQTKTVTTGTLTTRSCYNCGSKDHISPQCPKPRREKGACYECAATDHQIGTCPTRKKRFGDDGKSRSAGLMNIDVEGDSGPTDEYPMPYEVRCEYNVPVEGEECHVRFNAMVDTGSPVNENETVKETVDNWNEILCIDFNSDVNVCTDTVNVNPELDCDVNDKFIKIYNVEYLSRINVEPHSDNNCNFEMKIVLKHEQPISFRSRRLSYSEQGSLRNIIDELLSENIIRPSNSPYSSPIVLVKKKNKSFRLCVDYRELNKITVKDNFPAPLIDDQLDRLKGKKIFTSLDLKNGFHHVRMNEASIPYTSFVTPIGQYEYLRMPFGLSNSPRVFNRYIQFIFHDLICRGELLVYLDDMLIATQTFPEHFKILSEVFRIAAKHKLRFNFDKCSFGYYEVEYLGYIVNEHGIRASTKHVDAMLNYPVPKNQKPVRQFLGLASYFRRFICNFWVIAKPLYDLVKKNVDFIFGEQEQEAFKYLSSVLTKTPVLAIYSPTAETELHCDASSSGFGAILLQKQSDNKFKPVFYFSQRTSPVESKYHSFELECLAVVYAIKRFHVYLIRHIF